The following coding sequences lie in one Buchnera aphidicola (Macrosiphum euphorbiae) genomic window:
- a CDS encoding SurA N-terminal domain-containing protein, producing MTKYLQSRSTHIIVKCILGIIILSLILSTMSGYINKDSEKYIATVNNEKINFNVFKKMYFVEREKQKKILGKHFLKFSHDKTFIKETYNYVLSQLINNVLLEQYAKKMQLQVNDLSIKEIILNSPVFQKNNKFNKEQYFNYLTSINLTNHEYINIIKKKINTRNLIHTIASSNFILENETKNIIKLLSQKRVIKKSIIKPHSIIYKQNITDLEAKNYFYKNRSNFYIPEKFKISFTELKLDNFKTNCNNQEIHEWYLKNIGQYSTKEKRRYSIIQTKTKNEALSILSRLHNMPEDFSRIAKEQSTDPISSKKGGDIGLISIDLLPNEIKNANLNQKNQISNIISFRNEFLIIKLDEILLAKQKKIEEVSEIIKNEIKNKKSLDLYNKLKDEISHNIKKNPDQIKLILEKNHISTQETDWFDKSSVPEILNIPALKKIIFNEELSRKHKIIKPNLYFISLKNNQSFLIKIVDFRKKETQTFENVKKNIIKKLKFIKAIKETKQLSEKIIYELKQGKMNLFKKSNLYFSHSEIISRYDQNSITSIVFSLPHPKKGKKTYALYQDKNKNFIIISLEKVYNTNFSLREKNIVSEYLEKNNTETVFNSILKDLREKSIITYENIEKNIT from the coding sequence ATGACAAAATATTTACAATCACGATCAACTCACATTATAGTTAAATGCATTTTAGGAATAATTATTTTATCTTTAATATTAAGTACTATGAGCGGTTATATAAATAAAGATTCTGAAAAATATATAGCAACAGTAAATAATGAAAAAATTAATTTTAATGTTTTCAAGAAAATGTACTTTGTTGAAAGAGAAAAACAAAAAAAAATACTAGGAAAACATTTTTTAAAATTTAGTCATGATAAAACATTTATAAAAGAAACTTATAACTATGTTTTATCTCAATTAATTAATAATGTTCTTTTAGAACAGTATGCAAAAAAAATGCAGCTACAAGTAAATGATCTTTCAATAAAAGAAATAATATTAAATTCTCCTGTATTTCAAAAAAATAATAAATTTAATAAAGAACAATATTTTAATTATCTTACATCTATAAATTTAACTAATCATGAATATATAAATATAATCAAGAAAAAAATAAATACTAGAAATTTAATACATACTATTGCTAGTAGTAATTTTATTTTAGAAAATGAAACAAAAAATATTATAAAACTATTATCTCAAAAACGAGTAATTAAAAAATCAATTATTAAACCACATTCTATAATTTATAAACAAAATATAACTGATTTAGAAGCAAAAAATTATTTTTATAAAAATAGAAGTAATTTTTATATTCCAGAAAAATTTAAAATTAGTTTTACTGAATTAAAACTAGATAATTTTAAAACAAATTGCAATAATCAAGAAATTCATGAGTGGTATTTAAAAAATATTGGACAATACTCAACAAAAGAAAAAAGAAGATATAGCATCATTCAAACTAAAACTAAAAATGAAGCATTATCAATATTATCTAGATTACATAATATGCCAGAAGATTTCTCAAGGATAGCTAAGGAACAATCAACAGATCCAATTTCTTCAAAAAAAGGTGGAGATATTGGATTAATATCGATTGATCTCCTACCAAATGAAATTAAAAATGCAAATTTAAATCAAAAAAATCAAATATCTAATATTATTTCATTTCGCAACGAATTTTTAATTATTAAATTAGACGAAATTTTGCTTGCAAAACAAAAAAAAATAGAGGAGGTATCTGAAATTATTAAAAATGAAATAAAAAATAAAAAATCATTAGATTTATATAATAAATTAAAAGATGAAATATCTCATAATATTAAAAAAAATCCAGATCAAATTAAATTAATTCTTGAAAAAAATCATATATCTACTCAAGAAACTGATTGGTTTGATAAAAGTTCTGTTCCTGAAATATTAAATATTCCTGCTTTAAAAAAAATAATTTTTAATGAAGAATTATCTAGAAAACATAAAATAATAAAACCAAATTTATATTTTATTAGTTTAAAAAACAATCAATCTTTTTTAATTAAAATTGTAGATTTTAGAAAAAAAGAAACACAAACATTTGAAAACGTTAAAAAAAATATCATAAAAAAATTAAAATTTATAAAAGCAATCAAAGAAACAAAACAACTATCAGAAAAAATTATTTATGAGTTAAAACAAGGAAAAATGAATTTATTTAAAAAATCAAATCTTTATTTTTCTCATTCTGAAATTATATCTCGTTATGATCAAAACTCTATAACATCAATAGTTTTTTCTTTGCCTCATCCAAAGAAAGGAAAAAAAACATATGCTTTATATCAAGATAAAAATAAAAATTTTATAATTATATCACTTGAAAAAGTATATAACACAAATTTTTCTCTAAGAGAAAAAAATATTGTTAGCGAATATTTAGAAAAAAATAATACTGAAACAGTTTTTAACTCTATCCTTAAAGATCTTCGTGAAAAATCAATAATTACATATGAAAACATAGAAAAAAATATTACTTAG